The region AAACGTCAGGAAAAATGGACCTAAATAGGAGGATACAATGAATTTATGTAACGTCTTCATTGATTTTGATATGTCTTAATAATATCGACTTTGTTATGTTGTTCCTACAAGCCTATTGCAGAAAACAACTTGTTTAATTGTGTGTCCCACAATCTTTTTGCCTCGTCTTTCTCATCTTCATCAGCAAAGTCCGTAACAAATAACGAGGTGGAGGAAGTAAGGTCATCTAATTCAAAACGGAATTCGAAATAGTCTTCATCTTCATCATCCCATCTGAATCTTAATAAGTCTCCATCAATACGTTTGATTAATAGTGCATCTTGCTCAGCACCATCCCACACAAATGAATACAGATCGTCCTTAATATTTACATTGTCAGCAAACCAAATAGCTAAGCCATCTGGCGTGCAGAAAAAATTAAAAAGTACAGATGGTGTTGATTTAACCAGGTATTCAAGCTCGAATTTTCTATCGTCAGACATGTTCAATTAGATTTGTGATTAACAAACACCTAAACTTTTATTAATTTCGCGGTGGCTGTAACGTGTGGCAATTTAAATAAAATCTATAAGAACTTCAAGTATATAAATCAATGGCGTTA is a window of Flavobacteriales bacterium DNA encoding:
- a CDS encoding SRPBCC domain-containing protein; this translates as MSDDRKFELEYLVKSTPSVLFNFFCTPDGLAIWFADNVNIKDDLYSFVWDGAEQDALLIKRIDGDLLRFRWDDEDEDYFEFRFELDDLTSSTSLFVTDFADEDEKDEAKRLWDTQLNKLFSAIGL